In Lysinibacillus sp. FSL M8-0337, the following proteins share a genomic window:
- a CDS encoding peptidylprolyl isomerase, giving the protein MKKTVLSLTLAASILALGACSGADKALVTSKVGDISVSDFNDKAKTLTGSYVLQQMVTEKVLADKYEVTDKEIKEQYDATASQFGDSFAQALAENGLTEQGFKDSLRVQLLQEKALKDKAIKEEDVKKYYEQMKTELNGRHILVADEKTAKEAIEKIKGGASFADVAKEYSTDTGSAAKGGELGWFTVGSMVDEFNDAAYALPLNTLSEPVKSSYGYHVIEITEKRDVKGVGSFKDEEDKIRTTMINKLTQSGEAQTLLKDIVAKMAKDADFKTSDKELKDALQSFTTTSEEQAKAAEEAAKKAEEKSKDESTDKESK; this is encoded by the coding sequence ATGAAAAAGACTGTATTATCTTTAACATTAGCAGCCTCAATTTTAGCTCTTGGTGCTTGTAGTGGAGCTGATAAAGCGTTAGTTACATCTAAAGTAGGCGATATTTCAGTATCTGATTTTAACGACAAAGCAAAGACTTTAACAGGCTCTTATGTATTACAACAGATGGTGACAGAAAAAGTATTAGCCGACAAATATGAAGTGACTGATAAAGAAATTAAAGAACAATACGACGCAACAGCATCACAGTTTGGTGATAGCTTCGCACAAGCACTTGCTGAAAACGGCTTAACAGAACAAGGCTTTAAAGATTCTTTACGTGTACAACTGCTTCAAGAAAAAGCTTTAAAAGACAAAGCGATTAAAGAAGAAGACGTAAAAAAATATTATGAACAAATGAAAACAGAATTAAATGGTCGTCATATCCTTGTAGCAGATGAAAAAACTGCGAAAGAAGCTATTGAGAAAATCAAAGGTGGCGCATCTTTTGCTGATGTTGCAAAAGAATACTCAACTGATACTGGTTCTGCAGCAAAAGGCGGCGAGTTAGGTTGGTTTACTGTTGGCTCTATGGTAGATGAGTTCAACGATGCTGCTTATGCACTTCCATTAAATACATTAAGCGAACCAGTTAAATCAAGCTACGGCTATCACGTAATTGAAATTACGGAAAAGCGCGATGTAAAAGGTGTTGGCTCATTTAAAGACGAAGAAGATAAAATTCGTACAACAATGATTAACAAATTAACACAATCTGGTGAAGCTCAAACATTGCTAAAAGACATTGTTGCAAAAATGGCAAAAGATGCAGACTTTAAAACTTCTGATAAAGAATTAAAAGATGCATTACAATCATTTACAACAACATCGGAAGAACAAGCAAAAGCGGCTGAAGAAGCTGCTAAAAAAGCTGAAGAAAAAAGCAAAGACGAGTCTACTGATAAAGAGTCTAAATAA
- a CDS encoding HTH-type transcriptional regulator Hpr has product MALSEELYTQKEAMLYSQRIAQLSKALWKAVEKDWQQWIKPYDLNINEHHILWISYHLKGASISDVAKFGVMHVSTAFNFSKKLEERGLLKFSKRDDDKRNTYVELTETGTDLIIEMNSNYHNTYHSVLEGSLALKDLYGRFPEFLDVMAVIRNIYGEDFIDIFERSFQHFRDSFDTLEERSTVKG; this is encoded by the coding sequence ATGGCTTTGTCAGAGGAATTATACACGCAAAAAGAAGCGATGCTTTACAGTCAAAGAATTGCACAGTTATCAAAGGCCTTATGGAAAGCAGTTGAAAAGGATTGGCAACAGTGGATTAAACCTTATGATCTAAACATTAACGAGCACCATATACTGTGGATTTCCTATCATTTAAAAGGGGCTTCCATTTCAGATGTAGCAAAATTTGGCGTAATGCACGTTTCAACCGCTTTTAACTTCTCTAAAAAACTAGAAGAACGTGGATTACTAAAGTTTTCGAAACGTGATGATGACAAACGTAATACTTATGTAGAGCTCACTGAAACAGGGACAGACCTTATTATTGAAATGAATAGCAATTATCATAACACATATCATTCTGTACTTGAGGGCTCGTTAGCGTTAAAAGACTTATATGGTCGCTTCCCGGAATTTTTAGATGTGATGGCTGTTATTCGTAATATTTATGGTGAAGACTTTATCGATATTTTTGAACGCTCATTTCAACACTTCCGTGATTCCTTTGACACGTTAGAAGAACGTTCAACTGTAAAAGGATAA
- a CDS encoding DUF3267 domain-containing protein, with amino-acid sequence MHCWKILNLEHHYGTTRIIMMAVIVFLSVFSVSYVTFNLFNDEYYTDHLFWLFVVAVLALYPIHKYIHFLALFDLRQHLKLRVRTQFYVIPVLHMRIREPLSKTRYIFALLAPFIVLNTSIVIGTWLLPAYTHYGTLLLAYHCSLCLIDILYVKYLLNSPKDAQIEETPKGYEILVPPTIH; translated from the coding sequence ATGCATTGCTGGAAAATTTTAAACCTCGAACATCATTATGGCACGACACGTATCATCATGATGGCTGTAATCGTCTTTCTATCTGTCTTTTCAGTGTCCTATGTGACATTTAATTTATTCAATGATGAGTACTATACTGACCATTTATTCTGGCTATTTGTGGTTGCTGTACTTGCTCTTTACCCTATCCATAAATATATACACTTTCTCGCATTATTTGACTTACGCCAGCATCTCAAATTACGTGTCCGTACCCAATTTTACGTTATTCCTGTACTACACATGCGTATTCGAGAGCCCTTATCAAAAACTAGATATATTTTTGCATTGCTTGCACCCTTTATTGTGTTAAATACAAGTATCGTTATCGGTACATGGCTATTACCTGCCTATACACATTATGGAACATTACTTTTAGCGTATCATTGCAGTTTATGTTTAATTGATATTCTTTACGTGAAATATTTATTGAATTCACCTAAAGATGCCCAAATCGAAGAAACACCGAAGGGCTATGAAATTTTAGTACCACCTACGATTCATTGA
- a CDS encoding YtxH domain-containing protein produces the protein MKARPFLLGLTTGIIGGAIAVLFSTPQSGQQLRTTLLSNTDSAKEKLQDVKYQVNNVKQSVSTLTNEAKNNIPQIINDLKQSITTFSQEIEPTKNNLQQEIEALQNSINEIEKNIAQFTDKKKKPQEKVQA, from the coding sequence ATGAAAGCAAGACCATTTTTACTCGGATTAACAACAGGCATTATTGGTGGCGCCATTGCGGTCCTTTTTTCAACACCTCAATCAGGCCAACAATTACGCACTACTTTACTGTCCAACACAGATAGTGCAAAAGAAAAGCTTCAAGATGTAAAATATCAAGTCAACAACGTGAAACAATCTGTTAGCACATTAACAAATGAAGCGAAAAATAATATACCACAAATAATAAATGATCTAAAACAGTCGATTACTACTTTCTCACAGGAAATCGAACCGACAAAGAATAATTTACAACAAGAAATAGAAGCATTACAGAATTCAATTAACGAAATCGAGAAAAACATTGCACAATTTACCGACAAAAAGAAAAAACCACAAGAAAAAGTGCAGGCATAA
- a CDS encoding tryptophan transporter, with protein sequence MNTKNLVLMALLVGVGAALYVVTPGMVNGMKPDFMLTMMFIGILLFPTIKETFLLSLSTGVLSGLFTTFPAGFIPNIIDKAVTGFAFLAILIVLKKVVSHFAVSAILVGLGTILSGTVFLSVALFVFNANVGATFTMLFVGVVIPAVAFNVVAFVIIYPIVAKLVKRSKFNTAISQAL encoded by the coding sequence ATGAATACAAAAAATTTAGTGTTAATGGCACTCTTAGTTGGTGTCGGTGCTGCCCTTTATGTGGTCACACCAGGTATGGTTAATGGCATGAAACCTGACTTCATGTTAACAATGATGTTTATCGGTATTTTATTGTTCCCTACAATAAAAGAAACGTTTTTACTTTCCTTGTCAACAGGGGTACTATCAGGTTTGTTTACAACTTTCCCAGCAGGCTTTATCCCAAATATTATTGATAAAGCAGTTACTGGATTTGCGTTTTTAGCAATACTGATCGTGCTGAAAAAAGTCGTGAGTCATTTTGCTGTATCAGCTATTTTAGTTGGGTTAGGTACCATTTTATCAGGTACAGTCTTTTTATCCGTTGCCCTTTTTGTGTTTAACGCAAACGTCGGCGCAACATTCACAATGTTATTTGTTGGTGTTGTCATACCAGCTGTTGCATTTAACGTTGTAGCTTTTGTGATTATCTATCCAATCGTTGCAAAATTAGTGAAACGCTCTAAATTCAACACGGCCATTTCACAAGCTTTATAA
- a CDS encoding YjcZ family sporulation protein, translating to MSNGGYGGGGGYGSGFALLVVLFILLIIVGAAFLY from the coding sequence ATGAGCAACGGAGGATACGGTGGTGGCGGTGGCTACGGCTCAGGCTTTGCTTTATTAGTTGTGCTATTTATTTTATTAATTATTGTTGGTGCAGCGTTCCTATACTAA